A region from the Oceanidesulfovibrio marinus genome encodes:
- a CDS encoding 4Fe-4S binding protein: MTQNHELCKGCGYCILQCPKDALSLSSTVNRKGYNVVDLDQEKCILCAICYTVCPDSVFERVEA; this comes from the coding sequence ATGACGCAGAATCACGAGTTATGCAAAGGATGCGGGTACTGCATCCTGCAGTGTCCCAAGGACGCCCTTTCCTTGTCCAGCACAGTAAACCGCAAGGGCTACAACGTCGTCGATCTTGACCAGGAAAAATGCATCCTGTGTGCGATCTGCTACACGGTCTGCCCTGATTCCGTATTTGAACGAGTGGAGGCCTAA
- a CDS encoding DUF3987 domain-containing protein gives MSGNPPEPTFARSPRKEPPNDCDELDLKTWPQFSSGACPGFLGEFVRLATRDSEADPAAVCITALIRFGAEVYGHAANQGPHIYVGETIHPPRLFAVICGNSSKARKGTSRHPVTKLFGREHCQPADLRAWGVPLPAKESGGPLSTGEGLAHHVRDESDEERERRQRQNPAEPLREKGDKRLVIIDEEFASGLACTKREGNTLSMGIRSFWDSGDYAPLTKNNPVVVRGAHISIITHITTQELAVCLGEVQAVNGFGNRFLWICARRSKLVALPSRMPDEEIAPLQRELWRCVGLAQQRGVMTMTPNALELWKNVYPELSQEYTGLAGSIINRAEAQTLRLALVYALLDAQGEIEEPHLHAALVMWRYAQDSALYIFGDRSVDPLEEKVLEALKGGPLSSTELSSVLSRHVPKTRLKPLLQQLEAQQRISVTKEKGAGRPRIVFTLRELCEKSEERRDRT, from the coding sequence ATGAGTGGCAACCCTCCTGAACCGACATTCGCTCGCTCTCCACGGAAAGAGCCACCAAACGACTGCGATGAACTTGACCTTAAGACGTGGCCTCAGTTCTCGAGTGGCGCTTGTCCTGGTTTCCTGGGCGAGTTTGTGCGGCTGGCAACACGTGACAGCGAAGCTGATCCTGCCGCGGTATGTATCACTGCGCTGATACGCTTTGGAGCGGAGGTATACGGCCACGCAGCCAACCAAGGTCCCCATATCTATGTGGGCGAGACCATCCATCCTCCGCGACTATTTGCCGTGATCTGCGGCAATTCAAGTAAAGCCCGGAAAGGGACCTCTCGTCATCCTGTGACAAAGCTCTTTGGGCGGGAACATTGCCAGCCCGCCGACCTGAGAGCATGGGGCGTTCCTTTGCCCGCCAAGGAAAGCGGCGGCCCGTTATCCACAGGCGAAGGACTGGCCCATCATGTGCGCGACGAAAGTGATGAGGAGCGAGAACGGAGGCAGCGACAGAACCCTGCTGAGCCACTTCGGGAAAAGGGAGACAAAAGGCTTGTCATAATCGACGAGGAATTTGCCAGCGGACTCGCCTGCACTAAACGCGAAGGCAACACTCTATCTATGGGTATCCGGAGCTTCTGGGACTCCGGCGATTACGCCCCACTAACAAAGAATAACCCTGTGGTTGTACGCGGCGCGCACATTAGCATCATAACCCATATCACAACGCAAGAACTCGCCGTGTGTTTGGGCGAAGTCCAGGCAGTCAATGGTTTCGGAAACCGTTTCCTATGGATTTGCGCACGGCGCTCCAAACTGGTGGCACTGCCTTCCCGGATGCCAGATGAGGAGATTGCCCCTTTGCAACGTGAGCTCTGGCGGTGTGTGGGGCTGGCACAGCAACGTGGTGTTATGACCATGACCCCAAACGCCTTGGAGTTGTGGAAGAACGTCTACCCAGAACTCTCCCAAGAATACACAGGACTTGCCGGTAGTATCATCAATCGGGCAGAAGCCCAGACTCTTCGCTTGGCCCTTGTCTATGCACTTCTAGATGCTCAGGGGGAAATCGAGGAACCGCATCTGCATGCGGCCCTTGTCATGTGGCGTTATGCCCAGGATTCCGCTTTATATATCTTTGGTGACCGTTCCGTAGATCCGCTGGAAGAGAAAGTTCTGGAGGCCCTAAAGGGCGGCCCATTATCATCTACAGAACTAAGCTCGGTACTGAGCAGGCACGTTCCCAAAACGCGGCTGAAACCGCTCCTGCAACAATTGGAAGCGCAACAGCGTATTAGCGTTACCAAAGAGAAAGGCGCAGGTCGCCCTCGAATCGTCTTCACGCTGCGCGAATTATGCGAAAAAAGCGAAGAAAGGAGAGACAGGACATGA
- a CDS encoding IclR family transcriptional regulator, whose amino-acid sequence MKMKVNRTALRVTEILRLLAESPEGLTLTEIGAELGLPKASTFDIVQTLKKAHFLRESNRRYAVGFMAHEVGESYSKGKDLYGATQPHLADLADALNMAGSLVIYERGTLNYVIEHRPIGSIVSPVTSNGMDFVHASASGKSLIAFMPEQRQRKALSLLTFKQFTDRTIQNMIDFMEELERIRSQGYAIDNREFNKLMTCVSTPIFRRQQAVATLTLSDLQVDPGDVPGIAERLMSTARVISDALAREDEK is encoded by the coding sequence ATGAAGATGAAAGTGAACAGGACGGCTCTCAGGGTGACGGAGATACTGCGGCTGTTGGCCGAGAGCCCAGAGGGGCTGACGCTGACCGAGATCGGGGCCGAGCTCGGGCTACCCAAGGCCAGCACGTTCGATATCGTGCAGACACTGAAAAAGGCGCACTTCCTGCGGGAGTCCAACCGGCGGTATGCCGTCGGCTTCATGGCGCACGAGGTGGGGGAGTCCTATTCCAAGGGGAAGGATCTGTATGGCGCCACGCAGCCGCATCTGGCAGATCTGGCGGATGCCCTGAATATGGCAGGATCGCTCGTCATCTATGAGCGGGGCACGCTCAATTACGTGATCGAGCACCGCCCGATCGGCTCCATCGTCTCCCCGGTGACTTCGAACGGCATGGATTTCGTCCATGCCTCGGCTTCGGGAAAGTCGCTGATTGCGTTCATGCCGGAGCAGCGGCAGCGCAAGGCGCTGTCTCTGCTGACCTTCAAGCAGTTCACGGACCGAACAATCCAGAACATGATCGACTTCATGGAAGAGTTGGAGCGGATCAGAAGCCAAGGGTACGCGATTGACAACCGGGAATTCAATAAACTCATGACCTGCGTATCCACCCCGATATTCAGGCGGCAACAGGCCGTGGCGACACTGACCCTGTCAGATCTTCAGGTTGACCCAGGCGACGTGCCGGGTATCGCCGAGCGACTGATGAGCACTGCACGGGTGATCTCAGACGCTTTGGCAAGGGAAGATGAAAAATGA
- a CDS encoding MobC family plasmid mobilization relaxosome protein, with the protein MSRDQWIKIRVSEEEKAQFEAKAAAAGMTLADLVRHRLASFRLRKTSTEREALLQLARIGNNLNQIARWVNTYKGGLDTIEVVSRLDAILRELRLR; encoded by the coding sequence GTGAGCCGCGATCAGTGGATTAAGATCCGCGTCTCCGAGGAGGAAAAAGCGCAGTTTGAAGCCAAAGCGGCGGCCGCCGGGATGACGCTTGCCGACCTGGTTCGCCATCGGCTGGCCTCCTTTCGTCTGCGGAAGACATCGACAGAGCGTGAAGCTTTGCTCCAGCTGGCGCGCATCGGCAACAACCTGAATCAAATCGCCCGGTGGGTGAACACCTACAAAGGCGGCCTCGACACCATAGAAGTAGTCAGTCGTCTTGATGCGATTCTCCGTGAATTGCGATTGCGTTAG
- a CDS encoding IS3 family transposase (programmed frameshift): MSRHSANEYPTVEVVHSVQRRRWALTEKLRIVEESSQPGMSVSYVARKHGIAPNLLFRWRKLMSEGGRKAIEANDTVVSAAEARAMKKRIRDLERLLGKKTMEVEILKEAIEIARGKKTDLAHAIALRGRYPMTRVADAMGVSRSRLVERVGAQPKVRPPRYSKAEDEALLPLIRDIIDDRLTYGYRRVCAVLNRRLVELGQPRVNHKRVYRIMRLHGLLLTRHSGKRPTRAHDGKVITLRSNLRWSSDVFEVSCANGEAVRVAFAIDCCDREVIGHMASSRGISSSMIQDLMLECVEKRFGTNRTPRPVQWLSDNGSCYTAKDTVEFASWLGLESRFTPVRSPESNGIAEAFVNTFKRDYVRISDRPDAVTVFGQLADWIEDYNERHPHKGLRMKSPREFIRSMATAECPI; the protein is encoded by the exons ATGTCTAGACATAGTGCTAACGAGTATCCGACGGTAGAGGTGGTGCACAGTGTCCAGCGCCGGCGCTGGGCACTGACCGAGAAGTTGCGGATCGTCGAGGAGTCGTCGCAGCCAGGCATGAGCGTCTCCTACGTGGCCCGCAAGCACGGCATCGCCCCCAATCTCCTTTTCCGCTGGAGGAAGCTCATGAGCGAGGGCGGCAGGAAAGCCATCGAGGCCAACGACACGGTTGTTTCGGCAGCCGAAGCGCGGGCCATGAAGAAGCGCATCCGCGATCTCGAGCGCCTTCTGGGCAAGAAGACGATGGAAGTGGAGATCCTCAAGGAGGCCATCGAGATTGCGCGCG GAAAAAAAACTGATCTCGCGCACGCCATTGCCCTTCGAGGACGATACCCCATGACGCGCGTTGCAGACGCCATGGGCGTTTCCCGGTCCAGGCTTGTGGAGCGCGTCGGCGCCCAGCCAAAGGTGAGGCCGCCTCGCTATTCCAAGGCAGAAGATGAAGCGCTGCTGCCGCTCATTCGCGACATCATCGACGATCGTCTCACGTACGGCTACAGGCGGGTTTGCGCCGTGCTCAATCGACGCCTGGTTGAGTTGGGCCAGCCTCGCGTGAATCACAAACGCGTTTACCGCATCATGCGCCTTCATGGACTTCTGCTGACGCGGCATTCCGGCAAGCGGCCGACGCGCGCCCATGACGGCAAGGTAATTACGCTGCGCAGCAACCTGCGCTGGAGTTCCGACGTCTTCGAAGTGTCCTGCGCCAATGGCGAGGCGGTCAGGGTGGCGTTCGCCATTGATTGCTGCGACAGGGAAGTCATCGGCCATATGGCGTCGAGCCGGGGCATTTCCAGCTCGATGATCCAGGACCTGATGCTGGAGTGCGTCGAGAAGCGGTTCGGGACAAATCGAACTCCCCGCCCGGTGCAATGGCTTTCGGACAACGGCTCATGCTACACGGCGAAAGACACGGTGGAGTTCGCCTCGTGGCTGGGCCTGGAGAGCCGGTTCACGCCCGTCAGGAGCCCGGAGAGCAACGGCATTGCCGAAGCGTTCGTGAACACGTTCAAGCGTGATTACGTGCGCATAAGCGACAGGCCGGATGCCGTGACGGTGTTCGGACAGCTGGCGGACTGGATCGAAGATTACAACGAGAGGCATCCCCACAAGGGGTTGCGGATGAAATCTCCTCGCGAGTTCATCCGCTCTATGGCAACAGCCGAGTGTCCGATTTAG
- a CDS encoding helix-turn-helix transcriptional regulator, with product MVRKRFYNIEELSIILGKSIAAVHGHLARKQYDAVPPPIKLGRRLAWLVESVDAWIDDKAAQAEATAATNAEHSNAPRRRRGRPTKAEQKARSGK from the coding sequence ATGGTACGTAAGCGTTTCTACAACATCGAAGAATTATCCATCATTCTGGGCAAAAGCATTGCGGCTGTACACGGCCACCTCGCACGCAAACAGTATGACGCCGTTCCACCACCCATCAAGTTAGGTCGCCGGTTGGCTTGGTTGGTGGAGTCCGTTGATGCATGGATTGACGACAAAGCCGCCCAGGCTGAGGCAACGGCAGCAACTAACGCAGAGCACTCAAATGCTCCCAGAAGGCGGCGCGGCAGACCAACGAAAGCCGAACAGAAAGCCAGGAGCGGGAAATGA
- a CDS encoding relaxase/mobilization nuclease domain-containing protein, giving the protein MYMKVFPHGKGAGVGPVHYLLRRDYPGRDDAPPAVLRGDPELTVQLIDSQPRTWKFTAGVLSWAPGEEISDEKERRVMDDFERVAFAGLEPDQYNILWVRHVHAEHHELHFVIPRMELSTGKALNPCPPGWQKDFDVFRDLYNWREGWARPDDPTRARAYKPSHTDLNRARRIRWGQATQDDKQDDPRKLINEFISQRIESGLVTNREELVQALHEVGLKTPRMGKNYLTVLEPDSGTRFRMKGGIYCEHWRVEQQAQGQDSARPGGAGVDSTARVRELATELEQVIARRAEYNRSRYRSQNRESGQSHCHTASRAERPNDNFAQVSSQDLAANHGARILPANGLDSGNMGTEFDYERTYHQSVATDQSTPSKKEAVEGDNFELGETDMGHSARAKRRQPLHRPASKGDNSRRMEFQKPQSSQTGVSNEHDRAGTPPFGWAEEARARESREQRYVRQTTDNDGRGTTVTGTAHTAAQRVLQKLGAAVRAVERVVAQREVVKQSRDARGQDLGM; this is encoded by the coding sequence ATGTACATGAAAGTTTTTCCGCATGGCAAAGGAGCTGGCGTAGGTCCGGTGCATTATTTGCTTCGCCGCGATTATCCTGGCCGAGATGATGCTCCACCGGCTGTTCTCCGTGGTGATCCTGAGTTGACTGTGCAGCTGATAGATTCCCAACCGCGAACATGGAAATTCACCGCTGGTGTGCTGAGCTGGGCTCCAGGTGAAGAAATTTCAGACGAAAAAGAGCGTAGAGTAATGGATGACTTTGAGCGCGTCGCTTTCGCTGGTCTGGAGCCCGACCAATACAACATTCTGTGGGTGCGACATGTCCACGCTGAGCACCACGAACTCCATTTCGTCATTCCGCGCATGGAGCTTTCTACAGGTAAAGCGCTCAACCCGTGTCCGCCAGGCTGGCAAAAGGACTTCGACGTCTTCCGCGATCTTTACAACTGGCGGGAAGGTTGGGCCAGACCGGACGATCCGACGCGCGCTCGCGCCTATAAACCATCGCATACGGACTTGAATCGCGCGCGGCGCATACGTTGGGGACAAGCCACACAGGATGACAAACAGGATGATCCGCGCAAGCTCATTAATGAATTTATTTCACAGCGAATTGAATCTGGCCTTGTCACCAATAGGGAGGAACTTGTGCAGGCCCTGCACGAGGTTGGTCTAAAAACGCCGCGTATGGGCAAGAACTACCTTACGGTTTTGGAGCCTGACTCAGGGACGCGATTCCGCATGAAGGGAGGCATTTACTGTGAGCATTGGCGAGTTGAGCAGCAAGCTCAAGGACAGGATTCAGCAAGACCGGGAGGAGCTGGAGTCGATAGCACGGCACGAGTTCGAGAACTTGCAACAGAGCTTGAGCAGGTCATCGCAAGACGCGCTGAATACAATCGAAGCCGATATCGCAGCCAAAACAGAGAGTCTGGGCAAAGCCATTGCCACACAGCTTCAAGGGCTGAGCGACCAAACGACAACTTTGCGCAAGTCTCTAGCCAAGACCTGGCTGCGAACCACGGTGCTAGGATTTTGCCTGCTAATGGGCTTGATTCTGGGAACATGGGGACTGAGTTCGATTATGAGCGCACATATCATCAATCAGTGGCAACAGATCAAAGCACTCCAAGTAAAAAAGAGGCAGTTGAAGGAGACAATTTCGAACTTGGAGAAACAGACATGGGGCATTCAGCTCGTGCAAAACGGCGACAACCGCTTCATCGTCCTGCCTCCAAAGGCGATAATTCACGAAGGATGGAGTTTCAAAAACCGCAAAGCTCTCAAACTGGAGTAAGCAATGAGCATGACAGAGCTGGAACGCCACCTTTTGGATGGGCTGAAGAAGCTAGAGCAAGAGAATCAAGAGAACAGAGATATGTACGACAAACGACTGACAACGATGGGCGAGGAACTACAGTCACAGGCACAGCACATACGGCAGCTCAGCGAGTTCTACAAAAACTTGGAGCCGCTGTTAGAGCAGTTGAGCGGGTTGTTGCACAACGTGAAGTAGTTAAACAATCGCGAGATGCTAGAGGTCAAGACCTTGGGATGTAA